In a genomic window of Roseiflexus castenholzii DSM 13941:
- a CDS encoding gamma-glutamyl-gamma-aminobutyrate hydrolase family protein codes for MSHAHRPIIGVPCLLGIAHFAQNDAWFPKIYGNVIEYLHAIEAAGGAPMLIHLTTNAEVLDRLYRQIDGLLLAGGEDIDPARYGAPRHPKLGDPDPLQDDVEITLTQRALRDGKPVLAICRGIQLLNVALGGTLYQDIPSEVEGALNHNESTDRKDMTYLAHPIVIERDSRLADLLGVTEAPVNTLHHQALRDVAPTLRVTARAPDGIIEAVELESSEWVIGVQCHPEMLWNGADPRWARVFQAFVQEAGMHVEH; via the coding sequence GTGTCTCACGCGCACCGACCGATCATCGGCGTTCCCTGCTTGCTGGGCATCGCGCACTTTGCCCAAAACGACGCCTGGTTTCCCAAAATCTACGGGAACGTTATCGAGTACCTCCACGCAATCGAGGCAGCCGGAGGCGCACCAATGCTTATCCATCTCACGACGAACGCCGAGGTGCTGGACCGGCTCTACCGGCAGATCGACGGCTTGCTCCTGGCCGGCGGCGAGGATATCGATCCCGCACGCTACGGCGCTCCGCGTCACCCGAAACTGGGTGATCCCGATCCCTTGCAGGACGATGTCGAGATCACGTTGACACAACGGGCATTGCGCGATGGAAAACCGGTGCTGGCGATCTGTCGTGGAATTCAACTGCTGAATGTGGCGCTTGGCGGGACCCTGTACCAGGACATCCCTTCCGAAGTGGAAGGCGCGCTGAACCACAACGAGTCGACCGATCGGAAGGATATGACATACCTGGCGCATCCCATCGTCATCGAGCGCGACTCGCGCCTGGCAGACCTGCTCGGCGTCACCGAGGCGCCGGTCAACACGCTTCATCACCAGGCGCTCCGCGACGTTGCGCCAACGCTGCGCGTGACTGCCCGCGCCCCCGACGGCATTATCGAGGCGGTCGAACTGGAATCGTCAGAATGGGTCATAGGGGTGCAGTGCCACCCAGAGATGCTATGGAACGGCGCCGATCCGCGGTGGGCGCGGGTGTTCCAGGCGTTTGTACAGGAAGCGGGAATGCACGTTGAACATTGA